The Tripterygium wilfordii isolate XIE 37 chromosome 5, ASM1340144v1, whole genome shotgun sequence genome window below encodes:
- the LOC119998796 gene encoding 65-kDa microtubule-associated protein 6-like isoform X1, with translation MLAFGSPTFSVRTSTSCNAFLRELKQIWTEIGETEADKDRMLLELERECLEIYRRKVDEAANAKARLHQTIAAKEAELATLMAALGELNIYSPIQTEKRLTTLKQKFASVAPLVEDLRIKKEERMKQFSDIKAQIEKIGEEITGYSKLSNGVFCSLTLDEDDLSLRKLTEYQSHLRSLQKEKSDRMHKVLEYLNEVHSLCGVLGLDFGQTVSNVHPSLDGADQEQSKNISDRTLACLEQTILKLKAEKKARIDKLKDIVASLLELWTLMDFPKDERSDFSKIISTLGSSEPEIAELGVLSTDMINQATAEVERLTKLKASRMKELVLKKRSEFEDICRITHIEPDTSTSVEKSNALMDSGLVDPCELLANIEAQIVNVKEESMSRKDIMERIDRWLVVCEEENWLEEYNRDENRYSAGRGAHINLKRAEKARVTANKIPAIVDNLINKAVAWEDEKRKLFLYDGVRLVSILEDYKLARLRREEQKRRSRDQKKLQDLLLTEKESIYGSKPSPRKTNSFRKPHGYYANGNGSMTPTPRRNSVGGAPDLLTPRSYSGRQNGYFKEMRRLSTAPLNFVAIPKEDTMSYISISGSEPGSPSQG, from the exons ATGCTGGCGTTTGGGAGTCCTACGTTCAGTGTCCGTACGAGCACTAGTTGCAATGCTTTTCTCAGAGAGCTTAAG CAAATATGGACTGAAATTGGTGAGACTGAGGCAGACAAAGATCGCATGCTGTTGGAGTTGGAGAGGGAATGCTTAGAAATCTATCGCAGAAAGGTCGATGAAGCTGCCAATGCTAAGGCACGCCTTCATCAGACTATTGCAGCAAAGGAAGCTGAACTTGCAACCCTGATGGCTGCCCTTGGGGAACTTAATATTTACTCTCCG ATTCAGACAGAGAAGCGATTAACTactttgaaacaaaaatttgcATCTGTAGCCCCATTGGTGGAAGATCTGAGGATAAAGAAAGAGGAACGAATGAAACAATTTTCAGACATCAAGGCACAAATTGAAAAGATTGGTGAGGAGATCACTGGATACAGCAAGCTCAGCAATGGTGTGTTCTGCTCGTTAACTCTGGATGAAGACGACTTGTCACTAAGAAAGCTTACTGAATATCAATCACATCTCCGCTCTCTTCAGAAGGAAAAG TCTGATCGCATGCATAAGGTATTGGAGTATCTGAACGAGGTGCATTCTCTTTGTGGTGTCCTTGGGTTGGATTTTGGTCAGACTGTGAGTAATGTGCATCCAAGCTTAGATGGAGCAGACCAAGAGCAATCCAAAAATATCAGTGACAGAACGTTGGCCTGTCTGGAACAAACCATTCTCAAGCTAAAAGCAGAAAAAAAGGCTAGAATAGATAAG CTGAAAGATATTGTGGCATCACTTCTTGAACTTTGGACCCTGATGGACTTTCCAAAAGATGAGAGGAGTGATTTCTCCAAAATTATTTCCACCCTTGGATCATCAGAACCAGAGATTGCAGAACTGGGTGTTCTTTCGACTGACATGATCAATCAG GCAACAGCTGAAGTGGAGAGACTTACAAAACTGAAAGCAAGCAGAATGAAAGAGCTTGTTCTGAAAAAGAGATCGGAATTCGAGGATATATGCAGAATTACTCACATTGAACCTGATACAAGTACTTCTGTGGAGAAATCCAATGCATTGATGGATTCTG GTCTTGTTGATCCATGTGAACTGCTAGCAAACATTGAAGCGCAGATAGTCAATGTGAAGGAGGAATCTATGAGTCGAAAAGACATAATGGAAAGGATAGATAGATGGCTTGTTGTGTGTGAGGAGGAAAATTGGCTTGAAGAATATAATCGA GATGAGAACCGCTACAGTGCTGGCAGAGGTGCGCATATTAATCTTAAACGTGCAGAGAAAGCTCGAGTGACTGCTAACAAGATTCCAG CAATTGTTGACAATTTGATAAACAAAGCCGTTGCCTGGGAGGATGAGAAAAGAAAACTATTCCTTTATGATGGG GTACGGTTGGTGTCAATACTAGAGGATTACAAAttagcacgtctacggagagaggaGCAGAAAAGGAGATCTAGG GACCAAAAGAAGCTTCAAGATCTGCTCCTGACAGAGAAGGAATCCATTTATGGTTCTAAACCTAGCCCAAGAAAAACTAACAGCTTTAGGAAGCCACATGGGTATTATGCAAATGGGAATGGTTCCATGACTCCCACACCTCGTAGGAATTCAGTCGGGGGAGCTCCTGACCTCCTCACACCGAGGTCGTACTCAGGGCGTCAAAATGGATATTTCAAGGAAATGAGAAGGTTGTCTACTGCACCACTCAACTTTGTGGCCATACCGAAGGAAGATACAATGTCATATATATCAATTAGTGGTTCTGAGCCAGGTTCTCCATCTCAGGGTTAA
- the LOC119998796 gene encoding 65-kDa microtubule-associated protein 6-like isoform X2 translates to MLLELERECLEIYRRKVDEAANAKARLHQTIAAKEAELATLMAALGELNIYSPIQTEKRLTTLKQKFASVAPLVEDLRIKKEERMKQFSDIKAQIEKIGEEITGYSKLSNGVFCSLTLDEDDLSLRKLTEYQSHLRSLQKEKSDRMHKVLEYLNEVHSLCGVLGLDFGQTVSNVHPSLDGADQEQSKNISDRTLACLEQTILKLKAEKKARIDKLKDIVASLLELWTLMDFPKDERSDFSKIISTLGSSEPEIAELGVLSTDMINQATAEVERLTKLKASRMKELVLKKRSEFEDICRITHIEPDTSTSVEKSNALMDSGLVDPCELLANIEAQIVNVKEESMSRKDIMERIDRWLVVCEEENWLEEYNRDENRYSAGRGAHINLKRAEKARVTANKIPAIVDNLINKAVAWEDEKRKLFLYDGVRLVSILEDYKLARLRREEQKRRSRDQKKLQDLLLTEKESIYGSKPSPRKTNSFRKPHGYYANGNGSMTPTPRRNSVGGAPDLLTPRSYSGRQNGYFKEMRRLSTAPLNFVAIPKEDTMSYISISGSEPGSPSQG, encoded by the exons ATGCTGTTGGAGTTGGAGAGGGAATGCTTAGAAATCTATCGCAGAAAGGTCGATGAAGCTGCCAATGCTAAGGCACGCCTTCATCAGACTATTGCAGCAAAGGAAGCTGAACTTGCAACCCTGATGGCTGCCCTTGGGGAACTTAATATTTACTCTCCG ATTCAGACAGAGAAGCGATTAACTactttgaaacaaaaatttgcATCTGTAGCCCCATTGGTGGAAGATCTGAGGATAAAGAAAGAGGAACGAATGAAACAATTTTCAGACATCAAGGCACAAATTGAAAAGATTGGTGAGGAGATCACTGGATACAGCAAGCTCAGCAATGGTGTGTTCTGCTCGTTAACTCTGGATGAAGACGACTTGTCACTAAGAAAGCTTACTGAATATCAATCACATCTCCGCTCTCTTCAGAAGGAAAAG TCTGATCGCATGCATAAGGTATTGGAGTATCTGAACGAGGTGCATTCTCTTTGTGGTGTCCTTGGGTTGGATTTTGGTCAGACTGTGAGTAATGTGCATCCAAGCTTAGATGGAGCAGACCAAGAGCAATCCAAAAATATCAGTGACAGAACGTTGGCCTGTCTGGAACAAACCATTCTCAAGCTAAAAGCAGAAAAAAAGGCTAGAATAGATAAG CTGAAAGATATTGTGGCATCACTTCTTGAACTTTGGACCCTGATGGACTTTCCAAAAGATGAGAGGAGTGATTTCTCCAAAATTATTTCCACCCTTGGATCATCAGAACCAGAGATTGCAGAACTGGGTGTTCTTTCGACTGACATGATCAATCAG GCAACAGCTGAAGTGGAGAGACTTACAAAACTGAAAGCAAGCAGAATGAAAGAGCTTGTTCTGAAAAAGAGATCGGAATTCGAGGATATATGCAGAATTACTCACATTGAACCTGATACAAGTACTTCTGTGGAGAAATCCAATGCATTGATGGATTCTG GTCTTGTTGATCCATGTGAACTGCTAGCAAACATTGAAGCGCAGATAGTCAATGTGAAGGAGGAATCTATGAGTCGAAAAGACATAATGGAAAGGATAGATAGATGGCTTGTTGTGTGTGAGGAGGAAAATTGGCTTGAAGAATATAATCGA GATGAGAACCGCTACAGTGCTGGCAGAGGTGCGCATATTAATCTTAAACGTGCAGAGAAAGCTCGAGTGACTGCTAACAAGATTCCAG CAATTGTTGACAATTTGATAAACAAAGCCGTTGCCTGGGAGGATGAGAAAAGAAAACTATTCCTTTATGATGGG GTACGGTTGGTGTCAATACTAGAGGATTACAAAttagcacgtctacggagagaggaGCAGAAAAGGAGATCTAGG GACCAAAAGAAGCTTCAAGATCTGCTCCTGACAGAGAAGGAATCCATTTATGGTTCTAAACCTAGCCCAAGAAAAACTAACAGCTTTAGGAAGCCACATGGGTATTATGCAAATGGGAATGGTTCCATGACTCCCACACCTCGTAGGAATTCAGTCGGGGGAGCTCCTGACCTCCTCACACCGAGGTCGTACTCAGGGCGTCAAAATGGATATTTCAAGGAAATGAGAAGGTTGTCTACTGCACCACTCAACTTTGTGGCCATACCGAAGGAAGATACAATGTCATATATATCAATTAGTGGTTCTGAGCCAGGTTCTCCATCTCAGGGTTAA